One genomic window of Bradyrhizobium sp. B124 includes the following:
- a CDS encoding c-type cytochrome: MSDQPLFSPRNPWFGISVGVTAAIAVLSAIAGLIWLPLAQPNLKLAGVWDAICSAAGVPGAAVQEAGVKPDFKTSNVVMTSEMLTKVDQVSIGRGATLAQRCAICHGPQGVSDAHSPNLAGQFAAVTYKELNDFKSGARVNVVMSPFAAAMSDQDMKDVAAYYAYLPRVPSDNLDTGRAAPAVVVTGAPMRNIPPCGSCHGDIDNKAGSPWLGGQSAVYIKAQLEAFASGARRNDISQQMRNIARQMTAEEIDQVAHYYEAQP, encoded by the coding sequence ATGAGTGATCAGCCGCTGTTCTCCCCGCGCAATCCGTGGTTCGGCATCAGCGTCGGCGTCACGGCCGCCATTGCCGTGCTGTCGGCCATCGCTGGCCTGATCTGGTTGCCGCTGGCGCAACCCAACCTCAAGCTTGCAGGCGTCTGGGACGCGATCTGCAGCGCAGCCGGCGTGCCGGGTGCCGCCGTGCAGGAGGCCGGCGTCAAGCCGGATTTCAAGACCTCCAATGTCGTCATGACGTCGGAGATGCTGACCAAGGTCGATCAGGTCTCGATCGGGCGGGGCGCGACGCTGGCGCAGCGTTGCGCGATCTGCCACGGACCGCAGGGCGTCAGCGACGCCCATTCACCGAACCTTGCCGGGCAGTTTGCCGCGGTGACGTACAAGGAGCTCAACGACTTCAAGTCCGGCGCGCGGGTCAACGTGGTGATGAGCCCGTTCGCGGCAGCGATGAGCGACCAGGACATGAAGGACGTTGCGGCCTATTACGCCTATCTGCCGCGGGTGCCTTCGGACAATCTGGATACCGGGCGTGCCGCGCCGGCGGTCGTGGTGACGGGGGCCCCGATGCGCAACATCCCGCCTTGCGGCTCCTGCCACGGCGACATCGACAACAAGGCGGGAAGCCCCTGGCTCGGCGGCCAGTCGGCGGTCTACATCAAGGCGCAGCTCGAGGCCTTTGCGTCCGGGGCCCGCCGCAACGACATCAGCCAGCAGATGCGCAACATCGCCCGCCAGATGACCGCCGAGGAGATCGACCAGGTTGCGCACTACTACGAGGCCCAGCCCTGA
- the yidD gene encoding membrane protein insertion efficiency factor YidD translates to MDCATTMRRMPRNLGRALIWIYRHTLSPLVGYNCRHLPTCSVYGDEAIERFGLWAGGWMTLARLLRCQPWGTSGIDNVPQTRPPGAHWYLPWRYGRWRGVNDA, encoded by the coding sequence ATGGACTGTGCCACCACCATGCGCCGCATGCCGCGCAACCTTGGCCGCGCCTTGATCTGGATCTACCGGCACACGCTGTCGCCGCTGGTCGGCTACAACTGCCGGCATCTGCCGACCTGCTCGGTCTATGGCGATGAAGCGATCGAGCGCTTCGGACTCTGGGCCGGCGGGTGGATGACGCTGGCAAGATTGCTGCGCTGCCAGCCCTGGGGAACCTCCGGCATCGATAATGTCCCGCAGACGAGGCCGCCGGGGGCACACTGGTATCTGCCCTGGCGCTACGGCCGCTGGCGCGGCGTCAACGACGCCTGA
- the hisI gene encoding phosphoribosyl-AMP cyclohydrolase encodes MSASTHDHDREEGLAFQPKFDATGLVTCVATDAATGDVLMVAHMNDEALRKTIATGEGWYFSRSRNALWRKGESSGQTQRVIEIRMDCDQDAVWIKVEQIGAACHTGRRSCFYRAVKGEGGNVSLAFVDAERLFDPAQVYRK; translated from the coding sequence GTGTCCGCATCGACCCACGATCACGACCGCGAAGAAGGGCTGGCCTTCCAGCCCAAATTCGACGCGACAGGTCTTGTGACCTGCGTCGCGACCGATGCCGCGACCGGCGACGTGCTGATGGTCGCGCACATGAACGACGAAGCCCTGCGCAAGACCATCGCGACCGGCGAAGGCTGGTACTTCAGCCGCTCGCGCAATGCGCTGTGGCGCAAGGGCGAGAGCTCGGGCCAGACCCAGCGCGTGATCGAGATCCGGATGGATTGCGATCAGGACGCGGTGTGGATCAAGGTTGAGCAGATCGGCGCGGCCTGCCACACCGGACGGCGCTCCTGCTTCTATCGCGCCGTGAAGGGCGAGGGTGGCAATGTCAGCCTGGCCTTCGTCGACGCCGAGCGGCTGTTCGATCCGGCGCAGGTCTATCGCAAATAG
- a CDS encoding transglycosylase SLT domain-containing protein encodes MAVDLFNATASAGVDASRLKVAGSIKQAAATTGTSFEYLLTTAKMESNFNPRAGATTSSAHGLYQFIDQTWLGTVKEAGSQLGYGQYADAITKNSDGSYSVSDPSARSAVMKLRDDPDAASSMAAVLTQSNSFKLTGTLGRRPTDAELYMAHFMGVGGAGKLISSAEDSPSANAAAMFPKAAAANQSIFYDKSGSARSVSQVYSVLTTRYAAAANSSDTRTAFAAAGGGTMSPNAIASAAPTQAQAMDTASYLSTFPNARAASSAGATSAVASAQPAPAFRSLYQGGDRSEPISPAVQELWGNSASLTTSATPKVRAPGRLDLFSDPNGTYSSG; translated from the coding sequence ATGGCGGTCGACCTCTTCAATGCGACGGCTTCGGCAGGTGTCGATGCTTCGCGCCTGAAGGTCGCCGGTTCGATCAAGCAGGCGGCCGCGACCACCGGCACCAGCTTCGAATATTTGCTCACGACCGCGAAGATGGAATCCAATTTCAATCCGCGGGCGGGCGCCACGACCTCGTCGGCGCATGGGCTTTATCAATTCATCGACCAGACCTGGCTCGGCACCGTCAAGGAGGCCGGAAGCCAGCTCGGCTACGGCCAGTATGCCGACGCCATCACCAAGAACTCCGACGGCAGCTATTCGGTCAGCGATCCATCCGCGCGAAGCGCGGTCATGAAGCTGCGCGACGATCCCGATGCGGCGTCGTCGATGGCGGCGGTGCTGACGCAATCCAACAGCTTCAAGCTCACCGGCACGCTCGGCCGTCGTCCGACCGATGCCGAGCTCTATATGGCGCATTTCATGGGCGTCGGCGGCGCCGGCAAGCTGATCTCGAGCGCCGAGGACAGTCCGAGCGCCAATGCGGCTGCGATGTTTCCGAAGGCTGCGGCCGCCAACCAGTCGATCTTCTATGACAAGTCGGGCAGCGCGCGCAGCGTCAGCCAAGTCTATTCGGTGTTGACCACACGCTACGCCGCGGCTGCGAATTCAAGCGACACGCGCACGGCCTTTGCAGCGGCGGGCGGCGGCACCATGAGCCCCAATGCGATCGCAAGCGCTGCGCCGACACAGGCGCAGGCCATGGACACTGCGTCCTATCTCTCGACCTTCCCGAATGCCCGCGCGGCCTCATCAGCCGGTGCGACCTCGGCCGTCGCATCGGCGCAGCCGGCGCCGGCCTTCCGCTCGCTCTACCAGGGCGGCGACCGTTCGGAGCCGATCTCGCCGGCGGTGCAGGAACTGTGGGGCAATTCCGCATCGCTGACCACATCGGCGACGCCAAAGGTCCGCGCGCCCGGGCGGCTTGATCTGTTCAGCGACCCGAACGGCACCTACAGCAGCGGCTAG
- a CDS encoding ATP-dependent Clp protease proteolytic subunit has product MFSRLLLFVALLLVPCVLRAEEAPVEKAGFAKRLTIYLAKGPANACGAGCDRWIAIEGEIDRNAAARIRSFLLAVKDPQLPIYLHSPGGNVEQSYAIARFLRARKAIARVGRTSVPACSTGTQIDAACEKIKAVKGEVEAELTTRNAMCVSACAYLFLGATDREVAPDSVLAVHNSRLMFVVHGNPPPQVVADFRRREMVSADRDRNLFLAAMGISHELSELIRTVKFESLHVLTRPELYRFGIDTRPLPETLWAVEKETRPYVRKIAQQRKGDGSSFRMMEWRLFCENRDRGRLMFVREFDEGAVGKGTVVMMAGATKAIAFGRLPARFGKYEVWSDPVGSDIVKTMLAVPHLQIGESTPLSDGKADPKSDIKSDLKPDFATFDLDTTGLEQGWTQLLASCPATSAGPKPASPLPAAVSPSVNAVPAASPSP; this is encoded by the coding sequence ATGTTTTCCCGTCTCCTGCTTTTCGTGGCGTTGCTTCTGGTCCCCTGCGTCTTGCGGGCGGAAGAAGCACCGGTCGAGAAGGCCGGCTTTGCGAAAAGGCTGACCATCTATCTCGCCAAGGGCCCGGCGAATGCCTGCGGCGCCGGTTGCGATCGCTGGATCGCGATCGAAGGCGAGATCGATCGGAATGCCGCGGCGCGGATTCGCAGCTTCCTGCTTGCCGTCAAGGACCCGCAGCTTCCGATCTACCTCCATTCGCCGGGCGGAAACGTCGAGCAGTCCTATGCGATCGCGCGGTTTCTGCGTGCACGCAAGGCGATTGCCCGGGTCGGCCGCACCAGCGTGCCGGCCTGTTCCACGGGCACGCAGATCGACGCCGCCTGCGAGAAGATCAAGGCTGTGAAAGGCGAGGTCGAGGCCGAACTCACCACGCGCAACGCGATGTGCGTTTCGGCCTGTGCCTATCTGTTCCTGGGCGCGACCGATCGTGAAGTGGCGCCCGACTCGGTGCTCGCGGTGCATAACTCCAGGCTGATGTTCGTGGTCCACGGCAATCCGCCGCCGCAGGTTGTCGCCGACTTCAGGCGGCGCGAGATGGTGAGTGCCGATCGCGATCGCAACCTGTTCCTCGCGGCGATGGGAATCAGCCATGAGCTCAGCGAGCTGATCCGGACGGTGAAGTTCGAAAGCCTGCACGTGCTGACGCGGCCGGAGCTCTATCGATTTGGAATCGATACGCGGCCGTTGCCGGAGACGCTGTGGGCGGTGGAGAAGGAAACCCGGCCCTATGTCCGCAAGATCGCGCAGCAGAGAAAAGGCGACGGCAGCTCGTTCCGCATGATGGAGTGGCGGCTGTTCTGCGAGAACAGGGATCGCGGGCGGCTGATGTTCGTGCGCGAGTTCGACGAGGGCGCCGTCGGCAAAGGCACGGTGGTGATGATGGCCGGCGCCACCAAGGCGATCGCATTCGGCAGGTTGCCGGCGCGGTTCGGCAAATACGAGGTCTGGAGCGACCCGGTGGGGTCGGACATCGTCAAGACGATGCTGGCGGTCCCGCATCTGCAGATCGGCGAAAGCACGCCGTTGTCGGACGGCAAGGCCGATCCCAAGTCCGATATCAAGTCCGATCTCAAGCCTGACTTCGCGACATTCGATCTCGACACGACCGGGCTGGAGCAGGGCTGGACGCAGCTATTGGCGTCGTGCCCGGCAACGAGCGCCGGCCCGAAGCCTGCGAGCCCGTTGCCAGCCGCTGTGTCGCCGAGCGTCAACGCGGTGCCGGCCGCATCGCCGTCGCCATGA
- a CDS encoding GrlR family regulatory protein — MQEGLYKLEFHTVHGTGTGVLYATGGKLRGGNSAFASVGNYTHRGDGIHVKVSTQRHNADPAFRPLFGTDMITLMLKGTANGDMVDFEGEALQLPGVSFKAFLTRIAD; from the coding sequence TTGCAGGAAGGCTTGTACAAGCTCGAATTTCATACCGTTCACGGCACCGGCACCGGTGTGCTCTACGCGACGGGCGGCAAGCTGCGCGGCGGCAACTCGGCCTTTGCCTCCGTCGGCAACTACACCCACCGCGGTGACGGCATTCATGTCAAGGTCTCGACCCAGCGGCACAATGCCGATCCCGCCTTCCGGCCGCTGTTCGGGACCGACATGATCACGTTGATGCTGAAGGGCACCGCGAACGGCGACATGGTCGACTTCGAGGGCGAGGCCCTGCAACTGCCGGGCGTGAGCTTCAAGGCGTTCCTGACTCGGATCGCCGATTAA
- a CDS encoding b(o/a)3-type cytochrome-c oxidase subunit 1, with protein MLTNRRLIAAHFWLAFIVFGVALVLGAWQMFVRSPLNAWHFNPEFYYRSVTAHGSAMGYVFPTLIAMGFGYAITEASLEKALVGRRWAWAGFFLVAVGAVVAMIPVSLGLASVLYTFYPPMVGNPFYYIGVVMVVVGSWIWVALMVTNFVIWKRDNPGKPVPLAMYANVAGSLLWGWTAVGAALEILFQILPVALGLKSTIDAGLARVFFSWTLHAIVYFWLIPTYIAYYTIFPRAIGGRLFSDAMARISFILFVVVAMPIGVHHLFADPQVGAGFKFMHSVFTGLVALPTLLTVFTICASAEIASRLRGGRGAFGWVGALPWSNPIMLATALSLVMLGFGGAGGLINMSYQLDAAVHNTQWITGHFHLIFGGAIVIMYFAIAYDLWPHLTGRALDSFGMMRTQLWLWFIGMIVTTFPWHYVGILGMPRRMAYYDYANPAISPQAFSVVMSVIGGFILLLSGLLFLLVLIRGQFGARGEAGAYRFAVPLHMPARIPVALNSFGLWLALMVGLTVVNYGFPIVQLMALKETSVPAVYVGAGR; from the coding sequence GTGTTGACTAACAGACGGCTGATCGCGGCGCATTTCTGGCTCGCCTTCATCGTGTTCGGCGTCGCGCTGGTGCTCGGCGCCTGGCAGATGTTCGTGCGCAGCCCGTTGAACGCCTGGCACTTCAACCCGGAATTCTACTATCGCTCGGTCACCGCGCACGGCTCGGCGATGGGCTACGTATTCCCGACGCTGATCGCAATGGGCTTCGGCTACGCGATCACCGAAGCCTCGCTGGAGAAGGCGCTGGTTGGACGGCGCTGGGCCTGGGCCGGCTTCTTCCTGGTCGCCGTCGGCGCCGTTGTCGCGATGATCCCGGTGTCGCTCGGGCTCGCCTCGGTGCTCTACACCTTCTATCCGCCGATGGTCGGCAATCCCTTCTATTACATCGGCGTCGTCATGGTCGTGGTCGGCTCATGGATCTGGGTCGCGTTGATGGTGACCAATTTCGTGATCTGGAAGCGCGACAATCCGGGCAAGCCGGTGCCGCTTGCGATGTACGCCAATGTCGCGGGCTCGTTGCTCTGGGGCTGGACCGCGGTCGGTGCCGCGCTGGAAATCCTGTTCCAGATCCTGCCCGTCGCGCTCGGGCTCAAGTCCACGATCGATGCGGGGCTGGCGCGCGTTTTCTTCTCGTGGACCCTGCACGCCATCGTCTATTTCTGGCTGATCCCGACCTACATCGCCTACTACACGATCTTCCCGCGCGCGATCGGCGGCCGGCTCTTTAGCGACGCGATGGCGCGGATTTCGTTCATCCTGTTCGTCGTGGTGGCGATGCCGATCGGCGTGCACCATCTGTTTGCCGATCCGCAGGTCGGTGCCGGGTTCAAGTTCATGCACTCGGTGTTCACCGGCCTCGTCGCGCTGCCGACGCTGCTCACGGTGTTCACGATCTGCGCATCGGCGGAGATCGCGAGCCGCCTGCGCGGTGGCCGCGGCGCATTCGGCTGGGTCGGTGCTCTGCCGTGGTCCAATCCGATCATGCTGGCGACGGCGCTGTCGCTGGTCATGCTCGGTTTCGGCGGCGCCGGCGGCCTGATCAACATGAGCTATCAGCTCGATGCCGCCGTGCACAACACGCAGTGGATCACCGGCCATTTCCACCTGATCTTCGGTGGCGCCATCGTGATCATGTATTTTGCCATCGCCTATGATCTGTGGCCGCATCTGACCGGGCGGGCGCTGGACAGTTTCGGCATGATGCGCACGCAGCTCTGGCTGTGGTTCATCGGCATGATCGTGACCACCTTCCCGTGGCACTATGTCGGTATTCTCGGCATGCCGCGCCGCATGGCATATTATGACTATGCCAACCCGGCGATCTCGCCGCAGGCTTTCTCGGTTGTGATGTCGGTGATCGGTGGGTTCATCCTGCTGCTGTCGGGGCTGCTGTTCCTGCTTGTGCTGATCCGCGGCCAATTCGGCGCGCGGGGCGAGGCGGGTGCTTACCGTTTCGCGGTACCGCTGCACATGCCGGCGCGGATTCCGGTCGCGCTCAACTCGTTCGGTCTCTGGCTCGCATTGATGGTCGGTCTCACCGTGGTGAACTATGGCTTCCCGATTGTGCAGCTGATGGCGCTGAAGGAGACCAGCGTGCCTGCGGTCTATGTCGGAGCAGGCCGATGA
- a CDS encoding iron-sulfur cluster assembly scaffold protein, which produces MLNDIYNKRIIELAGNIPRLGRLAEPDASATAHSKLCGSTVKVDLKMDGPVVTDFAHDVKACALGQASSSIMASHVVGSTADELRELRETVRKMLKENGQPPQGGKWADIALLEPVRDYKARHASTLLTFDAVVDAIGQIEAKAKQPA; this is translated from the coding sequence ATGCTGAACGACATTTATAACAAGCGGATCATTGAGTTGGCCGGCAATATTCCGCGCCTCGGACGGCTGGCCGAACCGGACGCCAGTGCCACCGCTCATTCGAAATTGTGCGGTTCGACCGTCAAGGTCGACCTCAAGATGGACGGCCCCGTCGTGACGGACTTCGCCCATGACGTGAAGGCCTGCGCACTCGGCCAGGCTTCCTCTTCGATCATGGCAAGCCATGTGGTCGGGTCGACCGCGGATGAGCTGCGCGAATTGCGCGAGACCGTCCGCAAGATGCTGAAGGAAAATGGCCAGCCTCCACAGGGCGGCAAATGGGCCGACATCGCGCTGCTCGAGCCGGTGCGCGACTACAAGGCCCGCCATGCCTCCACCCTGCTGACTTTTGATGCCGTGGTCGACGCGATCGGCCAGATCGAGGCCAAGGCAAAGCAGCCGGCGTAA
- a CDS encoding DUF2336 domain-containing protein, whose amino-acid sequence MIVRQFISWIRTAPAGERAEATRALARAWLISDLTEDNRIAAEGALLMLLDDPSPLVRQAMAEVFAYSAEAPATIVQALSADQPAIALPVLEHSPLLIDADLVDIVATGSDEMQCAIARRANLPASVAAAIAEVGSAAAALELIENPYAGLAPFSWDRIVERHGHLAAIRESMLQLEDLPSATRLALVAKLSDTLAQFVVARNWLGADRADRIAGEAKERSTVNIAARAFGDDMQNLITHLRATGQLTAGLILRALLSGNLDLFGAALAELSGLPYGRVSALLNDRGGNGLQALLRRAGLPESTYAAFRVALEASHEVGYVDSGDGAARLHRRMVERVLTHCETDHSAAEPLLILLRRFATESAREDARMFCEELAAEDAIAVLPYDDDLIAA is encoded by the coding sequence ATGATCGTTCGGCAGTTCATTAGTTGGATTAGGACCGCACCAGCGGGCGAGCGGGCAGAGGCGACGCGGGCGTTGGCCCGGGCCTGGCTCATTTCGGATCTCACCGAGGACAACCGCATCGCGGCCGAAGGCGCGCTGCTGATGCTGCTCGACGACCCGTCGCCGCTGGTGCGACAGGCGATGGCCGAGGTGTTTGCATACAGCGCGGAGGCGCCGGCTACGATCGTGCAGGCGCTGTCGGCCGACCAGCCGGCGATCGCGCTGCCGGTGCTGGAGCATTCACCGCTCTTGATCGATGCCGACCTGGTCGACATCGTCGCGACCGGCTCCGACGAGATGCAGTGCGCGATCGCGCGCCGCGCCAATCTGCCGGCCTCGGTCGCCGCGGCGATCGCCGAGGTTGGCTCGGCGGCGGCTGCGCTCGAGCTGATCGAAAATCCATATGCCGGCCTCGCGCCATTCTCCTGGGACCGCATCGTCGAGCGCCACGGCCATCTCGCCGCCATCAGGGAATCGATGCTGCAGCTGGAAGATTTGCCGTCGGCGACGCGGCTCGCGCTGGTCGCAAAGCTCTCCGACACGCTGGCGCAGTTCGTCGTCGCGCGAAACTGGCTCGGCGCCGACCGCGCCGACCGCATCGCCGGCGAGGCGAAGGAGCGCTCCACGGTGAACATCGCCGCGCGTGCCTTCGGCGACGACATGCAGAATCTGATCACGCATCTGCGCGCCACCGGCCAGCTCACCGCCGGGCTGATCCTGCGCGCGCTGCTGTCGGGCAATCTCGACCTGTTCGGAGCCGCGCTCGCCGAACTGTCCGGACTGCCCTATGGCCGGGTTTCCGCGCTGTTGAACGACCGCGGCGGCAACGGCCTGCAGGCGCTGCTGCGGCGCGCCGGCCTGCCGGAATCCACCTACGCGGCGTTCCGCGTCGCGCTCGAAGCCAGCCACGAGGTCGGCTATGTCGACAGCGGCGACGGTGCGGCGCGGCTGCATCGCCGCATGGTCGAGCGTGTGCTGACCCATTGCGAGACCGATCATTCGGCCGCCGAGCCGCTGCTGATCCTGCTGCGCCGCTTTGCGACGGAATCGGCCCGCGAGGATGCGCGCATGTTCTGCGAGGAGCTCGCCGCGGAAGACGCGATCGCGGTGCTGCCTTACGACGACGATCTGATCGCGGCCTGA
- a CDS encoding MFS transporter encodes MLGNIVTGCSVLAPAGMLSELSNGLGVTIHAAGLLITFGAIVLCVGSPVTAWLTSRFERRALLTATLLVLTLTNAASAFAPDYDSLLIIRLVMLAVGVLYTPQAAGTAALIVPVEKRGSTIAYIFLGWSLAAAIGLPLITFIASRYGFRVTYGAIALTGLVSCLLLWWRLPGGLHGAPVDLRTWADLGRNPTVILLLSITTLQMSGQFVVFTFMGPLLGKLTGANADGVGIVFALYGIFGFVGIAIATRIVDSWGAWKTSVLFTVLLLAGVAGWALSAGAYALMAASVAVWGLGFASTNSMQQVRLVGAAPTLASASVSLNTSVLYIGQAIGSAVGGLLFAREWLYSAGYVATAFVAAALAVVVMTRPRPAARAAAAE; translated from the coding sequence ATGCTCGGCAATATCGTCACCGGCTGCTCGGTGCTGGCGCCGGCCGGCATGCTGTCGGAGCTGTCCAACGGGCTCGGCGTCACGATCCACGCCGCCGGTCTCCTGATCACCTTCGGCGCGATCGTGCTGTGCGTGGGCTCGCCGGTGACGGCGTGGCTGACCAGCCGGTTCGAACGGCGGGCGCTGCTGACGGCGACGCTCCTGGTGCTGACGCTGACCAACGCGGCATCGGCCTTCGCGCCGGATTACGACAGTCTCTTGATCATCCGCCTGGTCATGCTCGCGGTCGGTGTCCTCTACACGCCACAGGCGGCAGGCACCGCGGCGCTGATCGTGCCGGTGGAGAAGCGCGGCAGCACGATCGCCTATATCTTCCTCGGCTGGTCGCTCGCCGCTGCAATCGGGCTGCCGTTGATCACCTTCATCGCAAGCCGTTACGGTTTTCGCGTGACCTATGGCGCGATCGCGCTGACCGGGCTCGTGAGCTGCCTGCTGCTGTGGTGGCGGTTGCCCGGCGGGTTGCATGGTGCGCCGGTCGACCTGAGGACCTGGGCCGATCTCGGCCGCAATCCGACCGTCATCCTGCTGCTCTCGATCACGACGTTGCAGATGTCCGGCCAGTTCGTGGTGTTCACCTTCATGGGGCCGCTGCTCGGCAAATTGACCGGCGCCAACGCGGACGGCGTCGGCATCGTGTTCGCGCTCTACGGCATCTTCGGGTTCGTCGGCATTGCGATCGCGACCCGCATCGTGGATTCCTGGGGGGCCTGGAAGACGTCGGTGCTGTTCACGGTGCTGCTGCTCGCAGGCGTTGCCGGCTGGGCGCTGAGCGCCGGTGCCTACGCATTGATGGCCGCCTCGGTTGCGGTGTGGGGCCTCGGCTTTGCGTCGACCAATTCGATGCAGCAGGTTCGTCTGGTCGGTGCGGCGCCGACGCTCGCGTCGGCGTCGGTCTCGCTCAACACCTCGGTGCTGTATATCGGCCAGGCCATCGGCTCAGCGGTCGGCGGATTGCTGTTCGCGCGCGAATGGCTCTACAGCGCTGGCTATGTGGCCACGGCCTTCGTCGCGGCGGCCCTTGCGGTCGTGGTCATGACGCGGCCGCGGCCGGCCGCGCGCGCTGCCGCCGCTGAGTGA
- a CDS encoding cytochrome C oxidase subunit II, whose translation MATETDHSPGEAVAARIERRWATLSIVIVGLLVGVAAYIGIHQATMPQGRVETADPKALHLSGEFIESNLGSEMEADGSVTVRAIGQQYSFTPQCVVVPAETPITFRATSADVVHGFLIEGTNINTMLVPGYVTALPVRFKAPGDHVMPCQEFCGIGHQGMWGKVKVIDKAAFRDMAAAKRRLTCVD comes from the coding sequence ATGGCGACCGAGACGGACCATAGCCCCGGCGAGGCGGTTGCCGCACGGATCGAGCGGCGCTGGGCGACGCTGTCGATCGTCATCGTCGGCCTGCTGGTCGGCGTGGCGGCCTATATCGGCATTCATCAGGCGACGATGCCGCAGGGCCGGGTCGAAACCGCCGATCCCAAGGCGTTGCATCTGTCCGGCGAATTCATCGAGAGCAATCTCGGCAGCGAAATGGAGGCCGACGGCTCGGTCACCGTGCGCGCCATCGGCCAGCAATATTCCTTCACGCCGCAATGCGTTGTGGTGCCGGCGGAGACCCCTATCACCTTCCGCGCCACCAGCGCGGATGTCGTCCACGGATTCCTGATCGAGGGCACCAACATCAACACGATGCTGGTGCCGGGCTACGTCACGGCCCTGCCGGTACGCTTCAAGGCGCCGGGCGATCACGTGATGCCATGCCAGGAATTCTGCGGCATCGGCCACCAGGGCATGTGGGGCAAGGTCAAGGTGATCGACAAGGCCGCGTTCCGCGACATGGCCGCAGCGAAGCGGAGGCTGACCTGTGTTGACTAA
- a CDS encoding c-type cytochrome, giving the protein MAARVLACAPCHGAEGEGTSDVYFPRLAGKPAGYLYNQLIAFRDGRRKYPPMNYLLEFQTDDYLKKIAEYFASLRPAFPPPVPPVDSKEILARGEAIVKNGDPQHGIPPCSACHGPALGGMEPGIPGLLGLRAAYISGQLGGWRYGTRTALAPDCMQIVASLLTEDDVKAVAAYLSSRPAPADPSFAPRGSLPMPLECGSEPH; this is encoded by the coding sequence ATGGCCGCCCGCGTTCTTGCCTGCGCGCCCTGTCACGGCGCCGAAGGCGAGGGCACCAGCGACGTTTATTTCCCGCGCCTTGCCGGCAAGCCGGCCGGCTACCTCTATAACCAGCTGATCGCGTTCAGGGATGGACGGCGGAAATATCCGCCGATGAACTATCTGCTGGAGTTCCAGACCGACGATTATCTGAAGAAGATCGCCGAGTATTTCGCTTCGCTCAGGCCGGCATTTCCGCCGCCGGTCCCGCCGGTCGATAGCAAGGAGATCCTGGCGCGCGGCGAAGCGATCGTGAAGAACGGCGACCCGCAGCACGGCATTCCGCCCTGTTCTGCCTGTCATGGTCCGGCATTGGGCGGTATGGAGCCCGGCATTCCGGGCCTGCTCGGCTTGCGCGCGGCCTATATCAGCGGCCAGCTCGGCGGCTGGCGCTACGGCACGCGGACCGCGCTCGCCCCCGATTGCATGCAGATCGTCGCGAGCCTGCTGACGGAGGACGACGTGAAGGCCGTGGCTGCCTATTTGTCGTCGCGCCCGGCGCCGGCAGATCCGTCCTTCGCGCCGCGAGGCAGCCTTCCGATGCCGCTGGAATGCGGCAGCGAACCGCACTGA
- the folE gene encoding GTP cyclohydrolase I FolE, with protein MDALIKPIRPNKPADAKASELDPAEFMAAAVRADQPRPSRAEAEDAVKTLLAYIGENTGREGLLDTPRRVVEAYDELYQGYHQCPAEVLNRTFGETAGYDDFVLVRDIEFTSQCEHHMMPFYGRAHIAYTPVERVVGLSKLARLTDIFARRLQTQEHLTAQVAAAIDEVLKPRGVAVLIEAEHTCMSVRGVAKHGASTFTSRFTGMFRDNPVEQQRFLSLVRGPSR; from the coding sequence ATGGACGCCTTGATCAAACCGATTCGCCCCAACAAGCCGGCCGACGCGAAGGCCAGCGAGCTCGACCCTGCAGAATTCATGGCGGCGGCCGTCCGTGCCGATCAGCCGCGCCCGTCGCGGGCGGAGGCCGAGGACGCCGTGAAGACGCTGCTCGCCTATATCGGCGAGAACACCGGCCGCGAGGGCCTGCTCGACACGCCGCGCCGCGTCGTCGAGGCCTATGACGAGCTCTATCAGGGCTATCATCAGTGCCCCGCCGAGGTGCTGAACCGCACCTTCGGCGAGACCGCCGGCTACGACGATTTCGTCCTGGTCCGCGATATCGAATTCACCTCGCAGTGCGAGCATCACATGATGCCGTTCTACGGCAGGGCGCATATCGCCTACACGCCGGTGGAGCGCGTCGTGGGTCTCTCCAAGCTAGCGCGGCTGACCGACATCTTCGCCCGCCGCCTGCAGACCCAGGAGCATCTCACCGCGCAGGTCGCGGCCGCGATCGACGAGGTGCTGAAGCCCCGTGGCGTTGCCGTGCTGATCGAGGCGGAGCATACCTGCATGTCGGTGCGCGGCGTCGCCAAGCATGGTGCATCGACCTTCACCAGCCGCTTCACCGGCATGTTCCGCGACAATCCGGTGGAGCAGCAGCGTTTCCTGTCCCTGGTGCGAGGACCGAGCCGGTAA